A single window of Methylobacterium nodulans ORS 2060 DNA harbors:
- a CDS encoding TetR/AcrR family transcriptional regulator: protein MARTRAQDYDLKRQTILHKSAELFAQFGYSGTSIAMIAEACGVSKALLYHYYHDKEAVLFDILSSHLEQLIEVVESALETAPEVSRIYAIAAALLEAYRDADAEHQVQLANLKLLPAEKQEVLRGMERRLVTYLSDAIAEAVPEIGRGPLLKPVTMSAFGMINWHYLWFRDGKGLSRADYARLVAELITTGAAGAAEALAAPIPASRMTVPPRPAAAVSRRKTPAPGEV, encoded by the coding sequence ATGGCTCGCACGCGCGCTCAGGACTACGACCTTAAACGACAGACAATCCTACACAAGTCGGCGGAACTCTTCGCTCAGTTTGGCTATTCTGGCACCTCGATCGCCATGATTGCAGAGGCCTGTGGCGTGTCCAAGGCCCTGCTCTACCACTATTATCATGATAAAGAGGCAGTGCTCTTCGACATCCTGTCATCACATCTCGAGCAGCTCATTGAGGTGGTGGAGTCTGCCCTTGAGACCGCGCCTGAGGTCAGTCGCATCTATGCTATCGCGGCTGCGCTGCTCGAGGCGTATCGCGATGCCGATGCTGAGCACCAAGTCCAACTTGCGAACCTCAAGCTGCTACCCGCCGAGAAACAAGAGGTGCTGCGTGGTATGGAGCGCCGGCTCGTCACCTATTTGTCCGATGCCATCGCGGAGGCAGTGCCCGAGATCGGTCGCGGACCGCTGCTCAAGCCCGTTACCATGTCAGCCTTCGGGATGATTAATTGGCATTATCTCTGGTTTCGCGACGGCAAGGGCCTCTCTCGCGCCGATTACGCCCGCCTCGTAGCGGAGTTGATTACGACTGGTGCAGCAGGAGCCGCCGAGGCTCTCGCAGCGCCCATCCCTGCCAGTCGGATGACAGTGCCACCACGTCCCGCTGCGGCGGTCAGCCGCCGGAAGACGCCAGCCCCTGGTGAAGTCTAA